Proteins from a single region of Symphalangus syndactylus isolate Jambi chromosome 12, NHGRI_mSymSyn1-v2.1_pri, whole genome shotgun sequence:
- the RFX5 gene encoding DNA-binding protein RFX5 isoform X3, producing the protein MYAYRWIRNHLEEHTDTCLPKQSVYDAYRKYCESLACCRPLSTANFGKIIREIFPDIKARRLGGRGQSKYCYSGIRRKTLVSMPPLPGLDLKGSESPEMGPEVTPAPRDELVEAACALTCDWAERILKRSFSSIVEVARFLLQQHLISARSAHAHVLKAMGLAEEDEHAPRERSSKPKNGVENPEGGAHKKPERPAQPPKDLEARTGTGPLARGERKKSVVESSAPGANNLQVNALVARLPLLLPRAPRSLIPPIPVSPPILAPRLSSGALKVATLPLSSRAGAPPAAVPIINMILPTVPALPGPGPGPGRAPPGGLTQPWGTENREVGIGGDQGPHDKGVKRTAEVPVSEASGQDPPAKAAKQDIEDTASDAKRKRGRPRKKSGGSGERNSTPHKSAAAMDSAQYSRLPWETWGSGGEGNSAGGAERPGPMGEAEKGAVLAQGQGDGTVSKGGRGPSSRHTKEAEDKIPLVPSKVSVIKGSRSQKEAFPLAKGEVGTAPQGNKDLKEHVLQTSLSQEHKDPKATPP; encoded by the exons ATGTATGCATATAGGTGGATCCGCAACCACCTGGAAGAGCACACTGACACCTGTCTGCCAAAGCAAAGTGTTTATGATGCCTATcg GAAGTACTGTGAGAGTCTTGCCTGTTGCCGCCCACTCAGCACAGCCAACTTTGGCAAGATCATCAGAGAGATCTTCCCTGACATCAAAGCTCGAAGGCTTGGTGGCCGGGGCCAGtccaa ATATTGCTACAGTGGCATAAGGAGGAAGACCTTGGTGTCTATGCCACCCCTGCCTGGACTTGACCTAAAGGGTTCTGAGAGT CCAGAAATGGGCCCAGAAGTAACCCCAGCACCTCGAGATGAACTGGTGGAGGCAGCATGTGCCCTGACCTGTGACTGGGCAGAACGGATCCTGAAACGGTCCTTCAGTTCCATCGTTGAGGTCGCCCGCTTCCTGCTACAGCAGCATCTCATCTCTGCCCGATCTGCACATGCCCATGTGCTTAAGGCCATGGGGCTTGCTG AAGAGGACGAACATGCACCTCGGGAACGGTCATCTAAACCAAAGAATGGTGTGGAGAACCCAGAGGGTGGAGCCCACAAGAAGCCAGAGAGACCAGCCCAG CCTCCTAAGGATCTGGAAGCCCGAACTGGGACCGGTCCTCTCGCACGTGGAGAGCGGAAGAAGAGTGTAGTTGAGAGCTCGGCCCCAGGAGCCAATAACCTGCAGGTTAATGCCCTAGTGGCTCGGCTGCCTCTGCTCCTTCCCCGGGCCCCTCGCTCGCTTATTCCTCCAATCCCAGTCTCTCCACCTATTCTGGCCCCCAGGCTTTCTTCAGGTGCCCTGAAAGTGGCTACACTGCCTCTGTCTAGTAGGGCCGGGGCACCCCCAGCAGCTGTGCCCATCATTAACATGATCTTACCAACTGTTCCTGCTTTGCCTGGACCTGGACCTGGGCCTGGGCGAGCTCCACCTGGGGGACTCACTCAGCCCTGGGGCACAGAGAACAGAGAGGTAGGCATAGGTGGTGACCAAGGACCACATGACAAGGGTGTCAAGAGGACAGCTGAAGTACCTGTGAGTGAGGCCAGTGGGCAGGATCCACCAGCTAAAGCAGCAAAGCAGGATATAGAGGATACAGCAAGTGATGCCAAAAGGAAACGGGGGCGCCCTCGAAAAAAGTCAGGTGGAAGTGGGGAAAGGAATTCTACCCCTCACAAGTCAGCAGCTGCCATGGACTCTGCCCAGTACTCAAGGTTACCGTGGGAGACATGGGGCTCAGGAGGGGAAGGCAACTCAGCTGGAGGGGCAGAGAGGCCAGGGCCAATGGGAGAGGCTGAAAAGGGGGCAGTGCTTGCCCAGGGTCAGGGAGATGGTACTGTTTCCAAAGGAGGAAGGGGCCCCAGTTCCCGGCATACCAAAGAAGCAGAAGATAAAATTCCGTTGGTCCCCTCAAAAGTCAGTGTCATCAAGGGCAGCAGAAGCCAAAAGGAGGCTTTTCCTTTGGCAAAGGGAGAGGTAGGCACTGCACCACAGGGTAATAAAGACTTAAAGGAGCATGTGCTTCAAACTTCCTTATCCCAGGAGCATAAAGACCCCAAAGCAACACCCCCATGA
- the RFX5 gene encoding DNA-binding protein RFX5 isoform X1, with product MAEDEPDAKSPKTGGRAPPGGAEAGEPTTLLQRLRGTISKAVQNKVEGILQDVQKFSDNDKLYLYLQLPSGPSTADKSSEPSTLSNEEYMYAYRWIRNHLEEHTDTCLPKQSVYDAYRKYCESLACCRPLSTANFGKIIREIFPDIKARRLGGRGQSKYCYSGIRRKTLVSMPPLPGLDLKGSESPEMGPEVTPAPRDELVEAACALTCDWAERILKRSFSSIVEVARFLLQQHLISARSAHAHVLKAMGLAEEDEHAPRERSSKPKNGVENPEGGAHKKPERPAQPPKDLEARTGTGPLARGERKKSVVESSAPGANNLQVNALVARLPLLLPRAPRSLIPPIPVSPPILAPRLSSGALKVATLPLSSRAGAPPAAVPIINMILPTVPALPGPGPGPGRAPPGGLTQPWGTENREVGIGGDQGPHDKGVKRTAEVPVSEASGQDPPAKAAKQDIEDTASDAKRKRGRPRKKSGGSGERNSTPHKSAAAMDSAQYSRLPWETWGSGGEGNSAGGAERPGPMGEAEKGAVLAQGQGDGTVSKGGRGPSSRHTKEAEDKIPLVPSKVSVIKGSRSQKEAFPLAKGEVGTAPQGNKDLKEHVLQTSLSQEHKDPKATPP from the exons ATGGCAGAAGATGAGCCTGATGCTAAGAGCCCCAAGACTGGGGGAAGGGCCCCCCCAGGTGGTGCTGAGGCTGGGGAACCTACCACCCTTCTTCAGAGGCTCCGAGGTACCATTTC CAAGGCCGTGCAGAACAAAGTAGAGGGGATCCTG CAAGATGTACAGAAATTTTCTGACAATGACAAGCTGTATCTCTACCTTCAGCTCCCCTCAGGACCCAGCACTGCAGACAAAAG CTCAGAGCCAAGTACACTGAGCAATGAGGAGTACATGTATGCATATAGGTGGATCCGCAACCACCTGGAAGAGCACACTGACACCTGTCTGCCAAAGCAAAGTGTTTATGATGCCTATcg GAAGTACTGTGAGAGTCTTGCCTGTTGCCGCCCACTCAGCACAGCCAACTTTGGCAAGATCATCAGAGAGATCTTCCCTGACATCAAAGCTCGAAGGCTTGGTGGCCGGGGCCAGtccaa ATATTGCTACAGTGGCATAAGGAGGAAGACCTTGGTGTCTATGCCACCCCTGCCTGGACTTGACCTAAAGGGTTCTGAGAGT CCAGAAATGGGCCCAGAAGTAACCCCAGCACCTCGAGATGAACTGGTGGAGGCAGCATGTGCCCTGACCTGTGACTGGGCAGAACGGATCCTGAAACGGTCCTTCAGTTCCATCGTTGAGGTCGCCCGCTTCCTGCTACAGCAGCATCTCATCTCTGCCCGATCTGCACATGCCCATGTGCTTAAGGCCATGGGGCTTGCTG AAGAGGACGAACATGCACCTCGGGAACGGTCATCTAAACCAAAGAATGGTGTGGAGAACCCAGAGGGTGGAGCCCACAAGAAGCCAGAGAGACCAGCCCAG CCTCCTAAGGATCTGGAAGCCCGAACTGGGACCGGTCCTCTCGCACGTGGAGAGCGGAAGAAGAGTGTAGTTGAGAGCTCGGCCCCAGGAGCCAATAACCTGCAGGTTAATGCCCTAGTGGCTCGGCTGCCTCTGCTCCTTCCCCGGGCCCCTCGCTCGCTTATTCCTCCAATCCCAGTCTCTCCACCTATTCTGGCCCCCAGGCTTTCTTCAGGTGCCCTGAAAGTGGCTACACTGCCTCTGTCTAGTAGGGCCGGGGCACCCCCAGCAGCTGTGCCCATCATTAACATGATCTTACCAACTGTTCCTGCTTTGCCTGGACCTGGACCTGGGCCTGGGCGAGCTCCACCTGGGGGACTCACTCAGCCCTGGGGCACAGAGAACAGAGAGGTAGGCATAGGTGGTGACCAAGGACCACATGACAAGGGTGTCAAGAGGACAGCTGAAGTACCTGTGAGTGAGGCCAGTGGGCAGGATCCACCAGCTAAAGCAGCAAAGCAGGATATAGAGGATACAGCAAGTGATGCCAAAAGGAAACGGGGGCGCCCTCGAAAAAAGTCAGGTGGAAGTGGGGAAAGGAATTCTACCCCTCACAAGTCAGCAGCTGCCATGGACTCTGCCCAGTACTCAAGGTTACCGTGGGAGACATGGGGCTCAGGAGGGGAAGGCAACTCAGCTGGAGGGGCAGAGAGGCCAGGGCCAATGGGAGAGGCTGAAAAGGGGGCAGTGCTTGCCCAGGGTCAGGGAGATGGTACTGTTTCCAAAGGAGGAAGGGGCCCCAGTTCCCGGCATACCAAAGAAGCAGAAGATAAAATTCCGTTGGTCCCCTCAAAAGTCAGTGTCATCAAGGGCAGCAGAAGCCAAAAGGAGGCTTTTCCTTTGGCAAAGGGAGAGGTAGGCACTGCACCACAGGGTAATAAAGACTTAAAGGAGCATGTGCTTCAAACTTCCTTATCCCAGGAGCATAAAGACCCCAAAGCAACACCCCCATGA
- the RFX5 gene encoding DNA-binding protein RFX5 isoform X2, with protein sequence MAEDEPDAKSPKTGGRAPPGGAEAGEPTTLLQRLRGTISKAVQNKVEGILQDVQKFSDNDKLYLYLQLPSGPSTADKRKYCESLACCRPLSTANFGKIIREIFPDIKARRLGGRGQSKYCYSGIRRKTLVSMPPLPGLDLKGSESPEMGPEVTPAPRDELVEAACALTCDWAERILKRSFSSIVEVARFLLQQHLISARSAHAHVLKAMGLAEEDEHAPRERSSKPKNGVENPEGGAHKKPERPAQPPKDLEARTGTGPLARGERKKSVVESSAPGANNLQVNALVARLPLLLPRAPRSLIPPIPVSPPILAPRLSSGALKVATLPLSSRAGAPPAAVPIINMILPTVPALPGPGPGPGRAPPGGLTQPWGTENREVGIGGDQGPHDKGVKRTAEVPVSEASGQDPPAKAAKQDIEDTASDAKRKRGRPRKKSGGSGERNSTPHKSAAAMDSAQYSRLPWETWGSGGEGNSAGGAERPGPMGEAEKGAVLAQGQGDGTVSKGGRGPSSRHTKEAEDKIPLVPSKVSVIKGSRSQKEAFPLAKGEVGTAPQGNKDLKEHVLQTSLSQEHKDPKATPP encoded by the exons ATGGCAGAAGATGAGCCTGATGCTAAGAGCCCCAAGACTGGGGGAAGGGCCCCCCCAGGTGGTGCTGAGGCTGGGGAACCTACCACCCTTCTTCAGAGGCTCCGAGGTACCATTTC CAAGGCCGTGCAGAACAAAGTAGAGGGGATCCTG CAAGATGTACAGAAATTTTCTGACAATGACAAGCTGTATCTCTACCTTCAGCTCCCCTCAGGACCCAGCACTGCAGACAAAAG GAAGTACTGTGAGAGTCTTGCCTGTTGCCGCCCACTCAGCACAGCCAACTTTGGCAAGATCATCAGAGAGATCTTCCCTGACATCAAAGCTCGAAGGCTTGGTGGCCGGGGCCAGtccaa ATATTGCTACAGTGGCATAAGGAGGAAGACCTTGGTGTCTATGCCACCCCTGCCTGGACTTGACCTAAAGGGTTCTGAGAGT CCAGAAATGGGCCCAGAAGTAACCCCAGCACCTCGAGATGAACTGGTGGAGGCAGCATGTGCCCTGACCTGTGACTGGGCAGAACGGATCCTGAAACGGTCCTTCAGTTCCATCGTTGAGGTCGCCCGCTTCCTGCTACAGCAGCATCTCATCTCTGCCCGATCTGCACATGCCCATGTGCTTAAGGCCATGGGGCTTGCTG AAGAGGACGAACATGCACCTCGGGAACGGTCATCTAAACCAAAGAATGGTGTGGAGAACCCAGAGGGTGGAGCCCACAAGAAGCCAGAGAGACCAGCCCAG CCTCCTAAGGATCTGGAAGCCCGAACTGGGACCGGTCCTCTCGCACGTGGAGAGCGGAAGAAGAGTGTAGTTGAGAGCTCGGCCCCAGGAGCCAATAACCTGCAGGTTAATGCCCTAGTGGCTCGGCTGCCTCTGCTCCTTCCCCGGGCCCCTCGCTCGCTTATTCCTCCAATCCCAGTCTCTCCACCTATTCTGGCCCCCAGGCTTTCTTCAGGTGCCCTGAAAGTGGCTACACTGCCTCTGTCTAGTAGGGCCGGGGCACCCCCAGCAGCTGTGCCCATCATTAACATGATCTTACCAACTGTTCCTGCTTTGCCTGGACCTGGACCTGGGCCTGGGCGAGCTCCACCTGGGGGACTCACTCAGCCCTGGGGCACAGAGAACAGAGAGGTAGGCATAGGTGGTGACCAAGGACCACATGACAAGGGTGTCAAGAGGACAGCTGAAGTACCTGTGAGTGAGGCCAGTGGGCAGGATCCACCAGCTAAAGCAGCAAAGCAGGATATAGAGGATACAGCAAGTGATGCCAAAAGGAAACGGGGGCGCCCTCGAAAAAAGTCAGGTGGAAGTGGGGAAAGGAATTCTACCCCTCACAAGTCAGCAGCTGCCATGGACTCTGCCCAGTACTCAAGGTTACCGTGGGAGACATGGGGCTCAGGAGGGGAAGGCAACTCAGCTGGAGGGGCAGAGAGGCCAGGGCCAATGGGAGAGGCTGAAAAGGGGGCAGTGCTTGCCCAGGGTCAGGGAGATGGTACTGTTTCCAAAGGAGGAAGGGGCCCCAGTTCCCGGCATACCAAAGAAGCAGAAGATAAAATTCCGTTGGTCCCCTCAAAAGTCAGTGTCATCAAGGGCAGCAGAAGCCAAAAGGAGGCTTTTCCTTTGGCAAAGGGAGAGGTAGGCACTGCACCACAGGGTAATAAAGACTTAAAGGAGCATGTGCTTCAAACTTCCTTATCCCAGGAGCATAAAGACCCCAAAGCAACACCCCCATGA